One Stigmatopora argus isolate UIUO_Sarg chromosome 12, RoL_Sarg_1.0, whole genome shotgun sequence genomic window carries:
- the coa1 gene encoding cytochrome c oxidase assembly factor 1 homolog, with amino-acid sequence MRIPTNKLQQLTIFTTLLTGGGVGTMYYLMQKKFAQSDYHKLALQKLEECTIAMESLGAPPLKIHNLHLTDKDNRIDQQIAKLKIPVTGSKTGGYLYTSSIRDPNTNRWSVKLAVLRLKEGHTINLMTSPSLPTECTECSMQDRE; translated from the exons ATGAGGATTCCCACCAACAAACTGCAGCAGCTCACCATATTCACCACCTTACTGACAGGAGGAGGGGTTGGGACGATGTACTACCTAATGCAAA AGAAATTTGCTCAGTCGGACTACCACAAATTGGCGCTGCAGAAGTTGGAAGAATGCACAATCGCCATGGAGAGTTTGGGCGCTCCCCCGTTAAAAATTCACAACCTCCATCTGACTGACAAAGACAATAGGATAGACCAGCAAATAGCAAAG CTTAAGATCCCTGTGACTGGTTCAAAAACGGGTGGATATTTATATACTTCTTCCATCAGAGATCCAAACACCAACAG ATGGAGTGTGAAGCTTGCAGTTTTGAGGCTCAAAGAAGGACACACCATCAACCTTATGACTTCTCCATCATTGCCAACAGAATGCACAGAATGCAGCATGCAGGACAGGGAGTGA
- the LOC144086064 gene encoding C-C chemokine receptor type 3-like, which produces MENSTGLLPTMDMDDDQYALLMSLLNMNVTYDPSYVVSEDVKLCNKADVNSFGATFNPAFCFVNFLLSYIGNGLVLYIIYKYEKLNTVTNIFLLNLVLSNILFATSLPFWAKYHLSEWIFGNVLCKMVSSAYFIGFYSSILFLTLMTFDRYLAVVHAVAAAKSRKRSYAFISSIVVWCISIIASMKELVFQNVWKSPFNGLVCEESGYPEVTMAFWRLVTYYQQFLGFFLLPLLMVIYCYTSITVRILSTRMKEKCRAIKLIFIIIFTFFICWTPYNIVILLLAINGSGPQVECADSDRLDYALFVTRNIAYLYCCISPVFYTFVGKKFQSHFKRLLAKKIPCLRRHISFSSQSTRTTSQKTPHSDYEY; this is translated from the exons ATGGAAAACAGCACTG GACTATTGCCAACCATGGACATGGACGATGACCAATATGCTCTCCTCATGAGCCTCCTCAATATGAATGTGACATACGACCCAAGCTATGTAGTTAGTGAAGATGTCAAACTCTGTAATAAGGCAGACGTTAATAGTTTTGGCGCAACATTCAACCCAGCTTTCTGCTTTGTCAATTTTCTCCTGAGTTACATCGGTAATGGGCTGGTCCTGTACATCATCTACAAGTATGAGAAGCTGAACACGGTGACAAACATATTTCTGCTCAACCTGGTCCTCTCCAACATCCTTTTTGCCACCAGTCTCCCATTTTGGGCGAAATATCATCTCTCTGAGTGGATTTTTGGAAATGTTTTGTGTAAGATGGTCAGCAGCGCTTACTTCATTGGCTTTTACAGCTCCATCCTTTTCCTCACACTCATGACATTCGACAGATACCTTGCAGTGGTGCACGCAGTGGCGGCTGCCAAGAGTCGAAAGAGGAGCTATGCCTTCATTTCTTCTATCGTGGTTTGGTGCATCAGTATAATAGCCAGCATGAAAGAGCTGGTTTTCCAGAATGTGTGGAAGAGTCCCTTCAATGGCTTGGTTTGCGAAGAGTCGGGATACCCTGAAGTTACAATGGCATTTTGGCGTCTGGTCACTTATTATCAACAATTTCTAGGTTTTTTCCTCCTCCCATTGCTCATGGTGATTTACTGCTACACCAGCATCACTGTCCGGATCCTATCCACACGAATGAAGGAGAAATGCCGTGCCATCAAGCTCATATTCATCATCATCTTTACCTTCTTCATCTGTTGGACCCCCTACAATATCGTCATCCTCCTTCTCGCCATAAACGGCTCTGGTCCGCAAGTTGAGTGTGCTGACTCAGACAGGCTGGACTATGCATTGTTTGTTACACGGAATATTGCCTACCTCTACTGTTGCATTAGTCCAGTGTTTTACACATTTGTGGGTAAAAAGTTTCAGAGTCACTTCAAAAGGCTTCTAGCTAAGAAAATCCCTTGTTTGAGGAGGCACATAAGCTTCAGCAGCCAAAGCACAAGAACCACGTCACAGAAAACACCACATTCTGATTATGAGTATTAG
- the LOC144085983 gene encoding C-C chemokine receptor type 3-like: MPDMESNTGQSPTMDTLFDDQFSILLEILNMNVTYDPRSVVSKDEKLCNKSNVNNFGSTFNSAFYCVNFILSYIGNGLVLYIIYKYEKLNTVTNIFLLNLVFSNILFGSSLPFWAKYHLSEWTFGNVLCKMVSSAYFIGFYSSILFLTLMTFDRYLAVVHAVAAAKSRKRSYAFISSIVVWCISIIASTKEMVFKNAWESPFNGLVCEESGYNEFTMAFWRLVTYYQQVLVFFLLPLLTVIFCYASITVRILSTRMKEKFRAIKLIFVIIFTFFVCWTPYNIVILLRAIHSSSLDVDCDYSEKLDYALFVTRNIAYLYCCISPVFYTFVGKKFQSHFKRLLVKKIPCLRRHISLSSQSTRSTSQKTPHSDYETK; this comes from the exons ATGCCAGACATGGAAAGCAACACTG GACAATCGCCAACCATGGACACACTATTTGATGATCAATTTTCCATTCTCTTGGAGATTTTAAACATGAATGTGACATATGACCCAAGAAGTGTGGTTAGCAAAGATGAAAAACTCTGCAACAAGTCCAACGTCAATAATTTTGGCTCAACATTCAACTCAGCTTTCTACTGTGTCAACTTCATCCTGAGTTACATCGGTAATGGGCTGGTCCTGTACATCATCTACAAATATGAGAAGCTGAACACAGTgacaaacattttcctgctcaaccTGGTCTTCTCCAACATCCTTTTTGGCAGCAGCCTACCATTTTGGGCGAAATATCATCTGTCCGAGTGGACTTTTGGAAACGTTTTGTGTAAGATGGTCAGCAGCGCTTACTTCATTGGTTTCTACAGCTCCATCCTTTTCCTCACACTCATGACATTCGACCGATACCTCGCAGTAGTGCATGCAGTGGCGGCTGCCAAGAGTCGAAAGAGGAGCTATGCCTTCATTTCTTCTATCGTGGTTTGGTGCATTAGTATAATAGCTAGCACAAAAGAGATGGTTTTCAAGAATGCGTGGGAGAGTCCCTTCAATGGTCTTGTTTGCGAAGAGTCGGGATACAACGAATTTACGATGGCATTCTGGCGTCTGGTCACTTATTATCAACAAGTTTTGGTTTTCTTCCTGCTCCCTCTGCTCACGGTGATCTTCTGCTACGCCAGCATTACTGTCCGCATCCTATCCACCCGGATGAAAGAGAAATTCCGTGCCATTAAGCTCATATTCGTCATCATCTTCACCTTCTTCGTCTGTTGGACCCCCTACAATATCGTCATCCTCCTTCGTGCTATACACAGCTCCAGTTTGGATGTTGATTGTGATTACTCGGAGAAGCTGGACTATGCATTGTTTGTTACACGGAATATTGCCTACCTCTATTGTTGCATTAGTCCTGTGTTTTACACATTTGTGGGTAAAAAGTTCCAGAGCCACTTCAAAAGACTGCTTGTTAAGAAAATCCCTTGTTTGAGGAGGCATATAAGCCTCAGCAGCCAAAGCACAAGATCTACGTCACAGAAGACACCGCATTCTGATTATGAGACTAAATAA